The Methanofollis sp. genome includes the window TTGATATAAGACCAAGATATTTTATAAACTATATTTGAGATAAATCCGATATATTTGAGGAGATCTGAATGATTGATAATTTCTATGGTATAGGGATATGCTGCATATTCCTGATGCTGCTGGCCGCGCCCGTTGCGGCCGACTACCCGATGTTCCACGCGGACACCGCGCGGACAGGGGCCGCACTCTCCGCCGGACCCCTGACAGACACCACCCTCTGGGTGGCAGAGACCGCCGAGTACGCCGACGGTTCACCCGCGGTCCATGCCGGAAAGGTCTTTGTCCCGACCTGGGCCGACATGAACTTCACCGACAACGAGCCTATGGGACTGGTCTGCTATGATGCGGCCACAGGCAGGGAACTCTGGACCAACGAACTCGGGGGGCAGGCGGTCGGCTCCGTCTCCGGGGTGGCCGTCGCCGATGGGCAGGTCTATCTCGGCGGGACAGACGGAAAGCTCTACTGCATCGACGAAGAGACGGGGGCCACCCTCTGGTCGAGCGATCAGATCGACGAAACCGGATATTTCGGCCTCTCCTCATCGCCGCTCGTCTACGATGGGAAGGTCTACGTCCTTTCGGCATCGGACGGCGCGCTCCACGAGTTCAGCCTGGCCGGTGCTGAAACCTGGTCATATGCAGCCGGCGGCAAAGCCGCGTACTTCGCCTCGGCGACAGCCGCGGACGGAAAGGTCTACTGCTCGAACATGACCGCCCTCTTCTGCGTTGACCCCGCTCTGCAGAAAGAGGTCTGGAACACCTCTGTCCGGGACGTCATCCTCTCGACACCCTGTCTGAGCGACAGCACGCTCTTCTGTACCGGGGCCCTCAGGACCTATGCCTTTGACAGAGACACAGGAGAAGAGCTCTGGAATAGATCCCTCCAGGGAACCTCATCTTCCCCTGCATTCTGCAGCGACAAAATCTACGTCGGTGCAAAAGACGGCCTTCACTGCCTGGACGCCGCCACAGGGGCGGAGCGCTGGGCATTCAGGTCCGCCCAGGTCACCGTCTCCCCCGTGATCGCAGGCGGGATTGTCTATTTCGGGACAAATGAGGAGGCCGGAACCCTCTATGCAATGAACGCCGACGACGGCGAAGAGGTCTGGTCCCATACCCTTGAGTCTCCTGGAGACGGCACCTTTGCCGCGTTCTATGCCTCTTCGCCCGCGGTCTCTGATGGGGTCCTGTACATCGGGGCCGAAGACAACCATCTCTATGCCTTCGGCGAAGGCGCAGCAGAGCCCGAGGTCATCTGGGACGGCACCGTCGCACTCCCGAACACCACCTTCGCCTTCGTCCCCTCGAACAACGCCTCGGCGTCCTATGCGATCAACCGCACCACCGACCTCGGCGCACTCGACGCCGCCGCAACGGACGGAGGGTTCACCTTCAACGCCTCGGACGCATGGTACTCCCCGTACAGTTCCTTCCTCCTCGAAGACATCGACGGCATCGCCAACGAGGTCTGGACGCAGCCGAATGCGAAGTCATGGACGATCTTCGTCAACGATGCCCCGGCCAAAGCCGGGCTCGGCGCAAACGACCTTGCAGAGGGCGACGAACTCACCTTCTACTACTGTCCCACCGATCCTGCCACCTATGCGCCCCTCGTCGATGAGGCCGCCTATATCATCACCATCGGCGTCACCATCACAGAGACAGACAGTACCCTCGCACTCACCGACGGGACGCGCGGCGGGTCCGTCCTCGCAAAGGTCAACGTCACGGCAAGCGAGAGCGGCTGGTACGTCGTCGTCGTGAGCGGGACGAACGCGGGCGGCGACGCGATCGCCGGAACCGGCACCGTCCTGCTGGACGCCGGAGAGACTATCCATATCCC containing:
- a CDS encoding PQQ-binding-like beta-propeller repeat protein — its product is MLLAAPVAADYPMFHADTARTGAALSAGPLTDTTLWVAETAEYADGSPAVHAGKVFVPTWADMNFTDNEPMGLVCYDAATGRELWTNELGGQAVGSVSGVAVADGQVYLGGTDGKLYCIDEETGATLWSSDQIDETGYFGLSSSPLVYDGKVYVLSASDGALHEFSLAGAETWSYAAGGKAAYFASATAADGKVYCSNMTALFCVDPALQKEVWNTSVRDVILSTPCLSDSTLFCTGALRTYAFDRDTGEELWNRSLQGTSSSPAFCSDKIYVGAKDGLHCLDAATGAERWAFRSAQVTVSPVIAGGIVYFGTNEEAGTLYAMNADDGEEVWSHTLESPGDGTFAAFYASSPAVSDGVLYIGAEDNHLYAFGEGAAEPEVIWDGTVALPNTTFAFVPSNNASASYAINRTTDLGALDAAATDGGFTFNASDAWYSPYSSFLLEDIDGIANEVWTQPNAKSWTIFVNDAPAKAGLGANDLAEGDELTFYYCPTDPATYAPLVDEAAYIITIGVTITETDSTLALTDGTRGGSVLAKVNVTASESGWYVVVVSGTNAGGDAIAGTGTVLLDAGETIHIPVIVAVPARANTGTYTLYAGIYLLDDYPAGLISRSGGSECTVA